CTTCGGGAATTAAAACTTTCTCTCATAAAATCATACCTGGGAGAGGATGTATGAGTTCAGTGTGGTCGGGACCTGCAGAACATAGGGGAGAAAAAGCCCCCCTGCGAACCTTCCTTGCCCTGGAACTCCCCTCTGATTTTATCGATGAGATGGAGCGTGGCCTTGCCCCCTTAAAGGCGGCCCATGAAGACTTCCGGTGGACCACCCGAACCAATCTCCACCTGACCCTTGCCTTCCTGGGAAGCACGCCGGTGACGGTGGTGGACCAGCTACGGGAGGTTTTACTGCCCCTCTTGCGTGATGTGGTGCCTATATTGATTGCTGCGGAGGGTCTCCACCTATTTCCGCCCCGGCGGCCCGCCTCCGTGTTAGCCCTCGGCCTCGGTGCCGGTGGAGCCGATATTAGCCGTTTAGCCACGGCTATCGAAGAAGCGCTCCTCCCCCTTGCTCAGACGGTACCGCTTCCCGATTTCAGGCCTTCCCATCGTCCCTTTGTGCCCCATATCACGGTGGCCCGCTCCGGTCGTTTCTATATTGTGCTGAGCCCCGAGGAACGACACCTCAGAATATCAGCCCAGGGTATCGTCACGCGCTGCACCTTCTTTTCCAGTGTATTGCAACGAGGTGGTCCCGTATACACCCCCCTCTGGTGGTGGGATTTTTTAGGGAAACAGTGACGCTCCTCGGTGGCACAATAGTCCTCTTCTCTGTACAAGGGGATTCTTTTCCGGCATACTGGGGGCGCTGTTTTATATAAGGTAAGGAGGAACGATGAAACGGTATGTGGTATGGGGAGCGGTGCTGCTCCTGGCAATGGTAGGTTGTACCAAACAGGAAACCAGTGGGGACCTTTCATTAAAGAAAATAAAAGAGAAAGGTACCCTTGTTCTTGGACTAGATGATGCCTTTCCCCCTATGGGCTATCGAAACGAGCAAAATGAGATTGTCGGGTATGATATCGACCTTGCCCGGGAGGTCGCCAAGCGGCTTGGGGTTCAACTGGTACTCCAACCTATCGACTGGAACGCCAAAGAACAGGAACTTAACACCGGGAAAATCGATTGTATCTGGAATGGTTTTACCATTACCGAAGAACGGGCAAAAAACATCCTGTTTACTAAGCCGTACTTAAAGAATGCCCAGGTGGTGGTGGTTAAGAAGGATGCACCCTATCAGAAGCTAGAAGATTTAACAGGAAAGACCCTGGGCCTCCAGGCCGGGTCTTCCGCGGCGGAAGCATTGAATGCCAGTGGGGACTTTAAAAAAAGTTTGAAACAGGTTGTTGAATTTAAAGATAACCTGACGGCCCTGATGGACCTTGAAATTGGTGGGGTCGATGGGGTGTTGATGGACCGAATTGTGGCAAACGATAATATTCAGCGGTCGGGCAAGGCTTTTCGCATCATTCTTCCCGGTCTTGCAGAAGAAGAATTCGGCATAGGGTTCCGCAAGCAAGATGTAGCCCTGCGAGATGCGGTAGAACAGGCCTTGCTTGCCATGGCAAAGGATGGAAAGCTAGCCGAGATTACCACGGCCTGGTTTGGGGAAGATATTTCGATCCTGGGAAGATAACCCCTTATAAACTGTTTACTTGTTTTCAAATAAGTACTGGGCCCCCTGAAAGGGGGGCCTTGTATCGTGGAGTGAGGTGATTGTGGTTCCCCTACTCAAAACAATGCTCGAAGGCACAGGGATTTCCCTGGCTATTTTTTCTCTTACCCTCCTCTTTTCTATACCCCTTGCTCTGCCGGTGGCCCTTGCTCGCCGTTCTCATACTTTTCTTATTCGAGGTCCGGTAAGTTTCTATGTGCTTATCATGCGAGGGACACCGCTTATATTGCAACTTCTCTTTGTCTATTTTGCGCCCTATTATCTCTTTCGTCTTTCTTATGATCGCTTTATTGCGGTGATTATCGCCTTTTCCATAAATTATGCGGCCTATTTTGCAGAAATTTATCGGGGTGGCATTGATGCCATTCCCCGGGGGCAATGGGAAGCCGCCCGCAGTCTTGGTTTAACGTCGAGCCAGACCTTTTTCAAGGTGATTTTGCCTCAGGTGGTACGTCGTATTCTTCCTGCGATGGGAAATGAAGTTATTACCCTTGTAAAAGACACCGCCCTGGCTCAAACTATTGGGGTAGCCGAATTGTTTCGGGTTGCCCAGAATGCCTCTGCCCGTCAGTTTTCCACGGTTCCTATTTTTATTGCCGGGCTTTTTTATTTTGGGATGAACTGGATTGTCACGGTACTTTTTGAATGGGCTGAAAAGAAATTGGGATACTACAAAATGTGACCCAGAGAAGGGTGAAAAAAGGTAGGAAGGGGCCAGGAAGTTAAGAGGGGGATCTCACTCTTGCGATATTTTTTTCTGTTCCCCATAGCAACAAAGGGGCTGGCATTGTATAGTACTCTAGTAGGGTTAAAGTCATGGCTGACATCATTATTCGGCTGGATGTGATTGTTTTCTCCCTTTTCCTTATGCTTTTTATTTTATTTTCTATGTTCAGAACATTAGGTGCCCGAAATCTCAGGGAAAAACTGTATCTCCTTCTTGTTGTGGCGGTGGCCTGGATGCTTCTTCTGGAAATTCCTTACATTCTTGTAAATGGTAAACCCCACTGGGCCTGGCTCAATATGGTGGATAACACGGTGTATCACATGACCCAGAGTATTCCCCTGGTTCTCTATGTGCTCTTAATGGATTTTTTTGTGTTTCAAGACAAGAAACGTCTGAAAATGCTTCTCGGCTACTGGAGTCCCTTTCTCGTTGTGGTTATGGCCCTTCCGATCATCAATCTTTTTGTTCCCCTCTTTTTCGTTATTGATGAACAGGGCTTCTATCAACGACGGTTGCTGCTTCCTCTCATGTTTGGGCTGAACTATGTGCCCCTGGGGGCGGTGTTTTATTTGCTCTGGGTGCACCGGCATCGTATCGAGCGGCAGTTTTTGTTCGTCCTGTTCCTGGTACCGGTACCGGCCCTCCTGGCCAGCGTGTTTCAGTTTCTGGTGCCGGGCCTTACCCTGACCTGGCCTTTCGTGAGTCTGGGAGTCCTGGGGCTTGGCCTTTCGTTGCAACATAAACGGCTTACGGAGGATTATCTTACGGGGGCCTACAACCGGCAATATCTGGATGAGTACCTTCATGGGAAGGTGCAAAATTGTAAACCCGGGAAAACCTTTTCGGCCTTTCTTATCGATGTGGATAATTTTAAAAAGATAAACGATGAATTTGGTCACAAAATAGGTGATGAGGCCCTTATAGAAAGTGTCCGTATTTTTCGGTCCGCGGTGCGTCAGACCGATATTATTGCCCGCTACGGGGGAGATGAATTTGTTATCGTGTTTGATATATCCGACCCGGTCAGTTTACAGAATCTGGCTGCCCGGATACAGCTTGCGGCGGATCGTTTTAACGCGAGTTCCGGCCATTTTTATAACCTTACGTTTAGTATAGGGATGGGGGTCTTCGATCCCCTGGTGGATAAAAATCTCGATACCTTTATAAAGCGGATCGATCTTGATATGTATACCGTAAAACGACGGAAAAAGACCAGCATGTATATGTTTTAGCCCCTTTGTGATGATACAATGCCTCTTTGACCTTTTTCATTTCCCTCGCTATAATCCCCCTTCTAGGAGTAAACAATGGAAGTACGTGTACGCTATGCCCCTTCTCCTACGGGGCTCCAGCATATTGGAGGGGTGCGGACAGCCCTCTTTAATTACCTTTTTGCCCGTTCACAGGGGGGGAAATTCATCCTTCGTCTGGAAGATACGGACCGCACCCGCTTTGATGAGGCCTTTGTTCAAAATCTCTATGATACCTTTGCCTGGCTTGGGATCCACTGGGATGAAGGTCCCGATGTGGGCGGACCCTTTGGCCCCTATGTGCAATCGGAGCGCTTTGCCCTGTATAAAGAATACGCCGAAGAATTAGTGACCCTGGGCAAGGCCTATTACTGTTTTTGTTCGGAAGAACGGCTTGAGCGAATTCGTAAGGAACGGGAAGAATCCCATTCCAGCGAAAGCGGCTACGATCGGCACTGTCGGTCCCTGGATCCGGCAGAGGCCCAGCGCCGTGCCCGGGCCGGGGAACCCCATGTGATCCGTCTTAAGATTCCCCTGGGAGAGGTTACCCGCTTCCATGACCACCTCTTAGGCGATATCGAGTGGAAAAACGATGATGTAAATCCTGATCCGGTACTCCTCAAATCCGATGGCTTTCCTACCTACCATCTGGCGAATGTGGTAGATGATCACCTCATGGGAATAACCCATGTTTTGCGAGCCCAAGAGTGGATTCCCTCCACCCCCCTCCATGTCATCATGTATCGGGCCTTTGGCTGGGAACATCCTGAATACTGCCATTTACCCATGGTGATGGGCCAGGACGGGAAAAAACTCAGTAAGCGTCATGGGGCTACCAGCATCGACGAATTCCGTCGCCAGGGGTATCTGCCTGAGGCGCTCATCAATTATGTGGCCCTCCTTGGGGCAAGCTATGAAGAAGGAAAGGATCTGTACACCCTGGAGGAACTGGCCCGTTCCTTTAGTCTGGATAAATTGAACAAGGCCCCTGCCACCTTCGACTATAAAAAACTGGAATGGTACAACGGTCAGTATATTCGGATGAAAGGCGATGAAGACCTGGCCCGGGAAAGCCTTCCCTTCGCAAAAGAGAGCGGCCTTTTTGGCAGTCCTGGGAAGGACCCCACCGAGGCCCAATGGCAGCGATACGTGGCCGCTATGCCCCTGGTAAAAGAACGGGCTAATTACCTTCCCGAAATACCCCAGAAATTGGGGTACCTCTTTGCGGAGCCGCCCCTTCCGGCAAAGGAGGAATTTGTTCCTAAAAAAGGGGACCTGGCTACCGCGGTGGTCATGCTGGAACGGCTTCGTTCCCTCTTACCCCAGATGGTGAGCCAGAGCGAGGCCGAATCGGAAGAAATGGTAAAAACCTACTGCGAAAAAGAACAGATCAAAATGGGCGATTTGATGATGCCCCTCCGGGTTGCCATTACGGGAAGCCGGGTAAGCCCGCCCCTCTTTGGGTCCATGCGTCTCCTGGGATTGGAGGTCTGTACCCAACGATTAGAACGCTCCCTTTCGTATCTAAAAGCATAGGATTATGGGGAACTCAAAAGAGGGAGCGGAGAGCCGGAGAACGGTAAGGGCTCAGACGAAAGGATGGCCCAAAAAGGGCCTTATCACGCCTGGGGAAAAGAAAAATGGAAATCCCCAGGGTTTATTTCTGCGATGTTCTCTGTTGCCCCTTGCCGGTGGACCTGTAATCCGACTAAGTGGTGAAGCAAAAGCCCTTGTGCAGCGGTTCCCTATGGTGCTTCTTATGCTGGTAGGTCTGTGTCAGCCCTTGAGGGGGCAGGGCCTTTCGGCGACTCTGGAAGGGGAACTGAGAAAAACCGGGGCCCTTACCCGTTTTATCATGATGCCCCAGGGGCTGAGTCTACTGCCCCCCTTCCCGGATGCCCCGAGCATCGCCCAGGACCACGAAAGACTGAGGGCCCACGCCCGCCAGGAGGCCCTCTTTTACTATCCCCCCGGGACAATGCCTCCTTCTATCACGCCTTCCCAGGCGCTTCTGTTGATGGACCAGGCAGGCAGTCTTTCAAATCTCTCTTACCGGGATGCGAAAAAGGGGATAATCCGCCTCTTCAAAAAAGTGTCGGAGCAACCCTTCCCCGAGAGGTCCAGTTCCTTTGAACGAAAATTCCAGGTGGAAGATGTGGATTTTGGAACGATTCTTTTTCATGCCTCCCTTCGCTTTATGAGCCAGGACGGAATCCACCTTCGGATGGAAAACCTCTCGCCCCTCCGTTTTTTGTGGTTCCCCGCGGTCCCAGAAAGGCAGGCCCTCATCGATTTATTTTATTTGCCCTCTGAAACGGGGGTCTACATTTATACGGTGTGGAGTGTCCGGGCAATCCTTTTTCTGCCCATCGAACACCTTGTGGCGCCACCCCTGTATTATCGGGCGATGGCGCTCAAAGGATGGTTTCAGAAACACATGGAGACTGTAGAACGATGAAGATTCGAGTCATAGAGCTTCCCCTGGATTTTGGGGCAAGTCGTCGGGGCAGTGACATGGGGCCCTCGGCGATTCGCCTCGCCGGTTTACGGCAGGCCATTCAAGAGCTCGGTCATACCTGCGAAGAGGCCTTCCCCGGTATTTCGGTTCCTGCCCAGGAGTTCCTGGAAGTAGGGGATCCCCAGCTTAAATACCTGGCACCCATAGCGGAGGCCTGTGAAGAGCTGGCCCGCCGGGTAGAACAGGCGGTTCTGGAAGGGTATTTCCCCCTTGTACTTGGAGGCGATCATTCGATCGCGATTGGAACCCTGGCGGGGCTGGGAGCGGCGTATCAAAAGCAGGGGCTTCGCTGGGGTACCCTGTGGGTGGATGCCCACGGAGACTTTAACACCCCCGAGACAAGTCCTTCGGGGAACATCCATGGGATGTCCCTGGCCATCGCCTGTGGCTATGGACACCCCGATCTGGTGCATCTTCACGGGGCCTTTCGTAAACTTGATCCGGCTCATGTGGCCCTTGTGGGAGTGCGGGACCTTGATCCGGGCGAAAAACTCAACATGAAAAAGGCGGGGCTTTCTGTGTTCACCATGACCGATGTGGATCGCCTGGGAATGGCCGAAACGGTACGCCGTTTGGTTTCCTTCTTTCGGGAACGGGTGGATCGGCTCCATGTGAGTGTGGACATGGATGTGATGGATCCCATGGTGGCTCCGGGGGTGGGGATTCCCCTGGCGGGGGGCTTTACCTACCGGGAGGTATTGCTCCTGGCGGAGGAACTGGCCGCTTCTGGGCTTCTTGCTTCTGCGGAGTTGGTGGAAGTAAATCCGGTGCTGGATGTCCGAAACCAGACGGCCCATATGGCGGTGGAGATTGCCCGGCGGCTCTTGGGGGGCAGGGTGTATGAATGAAAAAGGCCCTGTTCTCCCGGTTTTGTTACATTAACAAAAGAGCCTTTCCCTGTTGCAATTATCCAAAAAAATTATAATACTGGGGATATCATCGTATGTGGAGGATGTTATGAAGCGAAGTTTCTTAATAGCTCTGGCGGTGCTCATCCTTATGGTAAGCCCTGTCGCACTCTTTGCGGCGGGACCCGGTGGTATGACCGGTCTGGGGGTCTACGGCAGTTTTGGGTCCACCGGCGGTATTTCCAGTGGAGGCGTAGGGCTTTCCCTGAAATTTTCGAGTTTCCCCGTCATAGGTTTAAAGTATGATTTTACCGCAAGCCGCTTTAATACTTCGATCGATTATTACGTGATTGATGCGGAAGGTTTAGGATCCAATTTTAGTTATTTCCTTGGGGTCGGGGGCTATTTTGGCATTGCCGGTGGAAATCAAGCGCAGTTTGATTTTGGACTCCGGATGCCCCTGGGTCTTCAGTTCTGGCCGATTAAAAAGTTTGAAATTTTCCTTTCTCCCCTCTTAGCAGTTCCCCTTTATCCTACGCCGAATGTGGGATTTGGGGTTGAACTGGGTGCCCGTATTCGATTCTAACGTTACCTTTTGTAAGGCATACAAGCTGCAGAAAGGGGGCATCATGGGCTGGCGGAACCTGGAACGGACCTGTTTGCTGGATTGTGGTTTTTTTTCAGTTTTTCAGGTCCTCCGCCAGCGGGAAAATCAGCCGCCAGCCCCCTTTTATCTGCTCGATGCCCCCGATTGGGCAGGGGTTATCCCCGTGGTGACCACCGAAAGGGGGCGGAGCCTGGTGATGGTCCGACAGTTTCGCCATGGTCTGGCAAAACGGTGTATCGAATTCCCGGGGGGTATTATCAGCCCCGGCGAAGATCCGGTAAAGGCCATAACCCGGGAACTCCTGGAAGAAACAGGATACATGCCTGAACTGGTAGTTCCTATTGGGAGTTTATCCCCTAATCCTGCCTTTATGACCAATTCTTTTCATGCCTTTATTGCAGAGGATTGTAAAAAAGTTGCCGAACCACGTCTCGATGAACACGAGGACATTGAAGTAGTCCTGGTTCCCGAAGAAGAGGCTATCAACCTTGTCGGTGGAGAAGATATGGGGCACGCCCTTATGGTGGCGGCCCTTTTTTTGTATTACCGCTATATGGGAAAATGTATGTAATAGAATCCCTAAAAAACTCCATATGGGATTTTTAGGTTTTAATCTCGGGCAAGAACGTTCTAAATTTACCCTCAGAGTATATGTGATGTGGCTAACTAAGGTGTGGCAGCATATTACAAGTATGGGGGTAAGGTATGCGGGCCTCTTATCTAAAAAAGATGATTCTGGGGTATGCCATTTTAATGATGGTTTCCGCTACGGTAGGATCGGATGATTTTGTTGTTTCTGTGACACCCCTTCTTTCAATTCCTGTGGGTCCCTCTATTGAAGGTGAAAATTTACAACTCTTTTCTGTAGGGGGAGGGGTGGGGATAAAGGGAGATTTCATCCCTTCCTTTGCTCCTTTCTTGTATGGGAGACTTTCAGGAGAAATGTGGCTTAGCCCTTTGAATAAGGCAGATAGTAGCCTGACTTTTATTTTTGGAGGGGGCAACGGTGGCCTTTATTATAACATCCTTCCATGGCTTGCAGTAAAAATGGGAGGCGGTGGGGGAATGTACCTTGCCCTTTCTGATTTTGGGATGGTACGGAATCCCTACGCAGAAGGAGGTCTAGAACTTGATTTTCGTTTAGGCCCTGCCCTTACCCTGCGGTTGGGAGGAACGTACAAATATTTGTTTACCCCCACTGTTCCTTTGTACGAAGGTTTTACTGCGCAGGTGGGGATCTCCTATGATTTAAAGGGTTCTAAAAAAGGAAGGGACCTCCAGATAGATCATACCTTAAAACCTGTTTTTCCTCTTTTTTATTCCCATTACGATAAAAACCCTATAGGAGAAATCATCCTCATAAACAAGGAAACGCTTCCCTTGGAAAAAGTAAAAGTCTCCTTTTATGTAAAACAGTACATGGATACCCCTCGTTCGTGTTCAGAGATAAAGATGCTACCGGCGGGAGGAAAGGAAAGGCTACCACTCTTTGCACTCTTTAACGATTCTATTTTTAAGGTTACGGAAGGTACAAAGGTCGCAGGGGAAATCATAGTGGAATACCTGTATATAGGTAGTGAAAGAAAAATAGCTCTTCCTGTGACGGTGCAAATCTATAATCGCAATGCGCTTACCTGGGATGATGACCGAAAGGTGGCTGCGTTTATTACCGCTAAAGATCCCGTGGTGCAACGTTTTGCCAAGAATGTGATTGCCAGTACTCAGAAAGAAGTTTTTCCTATTATCTCTGAAAATTTTAGAAATGCTTTTGCCCTTTTTCAGGCCCTATCGGCCCATAATATGAGTTATTCGGTGGATCCCCAAACACCGTATCATGCCTATTCGAATACCGAAGAAAAAATAGATTACTTGCAATTTCCTGTTCAAACGTTAGCCTATCGGGCAGGCGATTGTGATGATCTCTCGGTATTGTATGCATCGCTTCTTGAATCAGTAGGAATTCCCACCGCCCTTATTACCATTCCAGGTCATATATATGTGGCTTTTGATTGTGGCCTGTCTCCGGAAAAGGCAGAAAAACTTTTTGATATTCAAAATGACGTACTCATTCGTGATAATACGGTATGGATTCCTGTAGAAATCACTCTCATAAAGGAAGGTTTTGTACGTTCCTGGCGCATAGGGCTACAAGAGTGGGCGGAAGCAAAACAAGCGGGTACTGAGGGGTTCTATCTCGTACGGGATGCATGGAAAATATATGAACCGATAGGCTTCTTAGAAGGAAGCACGGCTATTCCCTTCCCTTCCTCCGAGGAGGTTGTAGAAAAATGTAAAAAGGAAGTTTTAAGGTTTTTCGAGATGTACGTAAAAGAAAGGGTCCTTGTTATCCAGAAAGAAGGGGAGCGGTCAAAGCTGCAAGCAGAACAAATTGCTAATCGCAAGGGAATTGTGTATGCCCAATTTGGGTTCCTGGATAAAGCGATAGAACAATTTAAATTAGCATCTCAAAAGGGAAACTATCCGCCGGCTCTGACGAATTTAGGAAATGTTATGTATTTAAAAGGGGATATGGAAGGGGCTTTACAGCAATACCAGGCGGCTCTCAGGGTAATGCCCGATTCTGTTCCTGCCTTGCTGGGGGCTGCTCGGTGTTTTTACAGTTTAGGGGCCCTTTCTCAGACAAATGAAATTATTTCAAAAATAAAAAAAATAAATCCCAATCTATCGCTTTCTGTTGAGTTAGCGGATGCGACGGTACCTAAGATTCGTGCTTCGGAATCTTTTAATGCTATGGAGGGGCAACTATGGGACGAATAAAATATTGGTCCTTGGTGGTTGGTTTGGAAGTATGGGGCGCGCTCATTCTGTTAGGATCCTGTATGGACAGCGCGGTGGATATTGTAAAGGCCGCCACGATAGAGGTGATGAAAGCCCATGATCGGTATCTCAAAGTTTTAAAGATATCTCCTGATGCGAATGAGCAAGGGGTAAATCCGGGATGTCGTATTCGAGTTGTTTTTGATAGACCCCTTGATATGGAATCGGTATCATCTTCTACGGTGGAAGTAACTAAAGGAAATTATGAAGCGGTTATCTGGAGTGGGACCTTCGATGTAAAGACCAATACCCTTGATATTAAGCCCCAGAGTCTTCTGACTGAAGCGTCCTCCTATTATGTAACCCTGAGGGGAATAAAAGGGACCGATGGAAGTTCCTTGCTCAGTGAAATATCCTGGTCTTTTACAACCGGGGTGGGCCCTTCGGGTCAAGTCAAGGTAAAAAGCAGTAACCTAGAGAGCACAGATGGCTTTACGAACACTACGGGAGTGCAGATTACTATTAGTAGCCCAAACAGCCTGGCTCAGGAATTTACGGTAGCGGGGACGGCGGATGCTCTGAGTAATCCTGAAACTAATGCCGCTTCCTGGACATGGAAACAAATAACTGAAACATGGAATTTTACCTTAGCAGGACAGGAAGAAGGGCGCCAGTATGTGTATGTGATCCTGCGACGCCCTGAACCGCTTCAGTATAGTGCAATACTTATTGGAGATATTGTATATGATAAGACAGCGCCTTCAGCGCCCACGGTAAGTGGGATCACGCCGACCAATAATAAGAAGCCTACCTGGACATGGTCGAGCGGTGGGGGAGGGGGCAGTGGAGTATATCGATATCAATTGGACTCCACCAGCGGGAGTTGGACTCAAACAACAGCGCTCTCCTTTAGTCCTAGTACTGATTTGACAGATGGTAGTCATATTCTGTATGTACAAGAACGGGATGCGGCGGGAAACTGGTCGAACAGTGGATCAAAGACCGTAGTGGTGGACACAGTACCGCCCGCAGCGCCCACGGTAAGTGGGACTAGTCCGACCACGAACCGTCGGCCTACCTGGACATGGTCGAGCGGTGGCGGAGGAAATGGCCAGTTCCGGTATTATTTATATGCTCCCCTGACCCCCGAGGGATATTCTGCCTGGAGCAGCGGCACCTCTTATACTCCCTCTACGGATTTAGCGGATGGCACATATACTGTGGGGGTGCAAGAAAAGGATGAGGCGGGGAATTTGTCTTCTATGACTCTTAAGAGTATCAGCGTAAATGGGGTCCCCAATCCGCCAGTATTTACTGGCCCGGACACGGTAACCCTTTCCCAAACCCCCACCTGGTCCTGGCAATCCGGGGGATTCGGAATCGGGGTGTTCCGATACTATTGGAATGGAAGCTGGTCGGCGGATACCACTGCCACCTCGTATACCCCTTCTACTCTGGCGGATGGCACCTATACCTTAGAGGTTAAAGAAAAGGATGCAAACGGGGACTGGTCCAGTACGAGCAGTCGGACGGTTGTGGTGACTTCCGTCATTCCCTATGATGGGCAAACGTACGTGAGTACGTTTAATTTAACCCTTAAATGGCGAGGGATTGCAGTTGGATACACCTATACCATTCAAATATACGATAACAGTAGTAGTAGTTGGATTAGTTTGGGAAGTACCACCAATACGTATTATCCGGTAGACTTTACTTCGAATACTTTGTATTGCTGGAGAGTCAAAGCTACAAAAGTGGGAACCGTCACTTATATTCCAAGTGAGACGGGAGCTAAATTCTGGACTGGTAAATGAAAAAGTTTGCTCGAAAGGAGGCCGGAATGGGAATAAAAAAACTCTTCTTCCTGGTAGGGTTTATGGGTTTCTTCCCCGTGCTCATGTTCCTCACGGCGCAACAAGGGGTGGAGATCGTATGGGTCGAAGGAAAGGTTGAAGAACAGCAACAAGGAAACAAATGGACCTTTATAGAAGAAGGCACCACCGTACTTCCTACGGCGATTCTGAGGCTTTCCAGGGATACCCTGGTGGAACTTCGGTATGGACCTCTTCATATGAGGTTACGAAAACCCGGTGTATATAATCTGGCGGAGATTATTAGTTCCACTCGGGAAGCTCAGAAAAATTCTACGGGCCCTGGGATGATGGTGGAAAAGATTGCTCGACTTGTAGGAAAAGATACGACTTCTCCCGTTATTACTACCACCGCAGGCGCCAGAGGAGCAAGCGCGCAAGATAGTTCTCTCCTTGAAACAATGTGTTGGGATGAAGGAGAAAGAACAGAGGGTATAAAGGAAAAAGAAGATCCTTTCTTGTATATCCTTTCCCTTTATGCAGAAGGGGATTATCCTGCCGTAGTCAAAGGCGCCCAAGCAATAAAACAAAGGGGAACGGTT
The window above is part of the Treponema sp. J25 genome. Proteins encoded here:
- a CDS encoding tetratricopeptide repeat protein; protein product: MGIKKLFFLVGFMGFFPVLMFLTAQQGVEIVWVEGKVEEQQQGNKWTFIEEGTTVLPTAILRLSRDTLVELRYGPLHMRLRKPGVYNLAEIISSTREAQKNSTGPGMMVEKIARLVGKDTTSPVITTTAGARGASAQDSSLLETMCWDEGERTEGIKEKEDPFLYILSLYAEGDYPAVVKGAQAIKQRGTVSPEEVFRATYWEAVALYAQDLLLPALRVLENTPFYSNVPEYGPAVFLKARLYMDMTDWSQALGCLQQYEGVNISVRDRQAALFLQALCYEGLAKKGEAKKVLEIAQALDPNSDVGQEISAYLKRM
- a CDS encoding Ig-like domain-containing protein → MGRIKYWSLVVGLEVWGALILLGSCMDSAVDIVKAATIEVMKAHDRYLKVLKISPDANEQGVNPGCRIRVVFDRPLDMESVSSSTVEVTKGNYEAVIWSGTFDVKTNTLDIKPQSLLTEASSYYVTLRGIKGTDGSSLLSEISWSFTTGVGPSGQVKVKSSNLESTDGFTNTTGVQITISSPNSLAQEFTVAGTADALSNPETNAASWTWKQITETWNFTLAGQEEGRQYVYVILRRPEPLQYSAILIGDIVYDKTAPSAPTVSGITPTNNKKPTWTWSSGGGGGSGVYRYQLDSTSGSWTQTTALSFSPSTDLTDGSHILYVQERDAAGNWSNSGSKTVVVDTVPPAAPTVSGTSPTTNRRPTWTWSSGGGGNGQFRYYLYAPLTPEGYSAWSSGTSYTPSTDLADGTYTVGVQEKDEAGNLSSMTLKSISVNGVPNPPVFTGPDTVTLSQTPTWSWQSGGFGIGVFRYYWNGSWSADTTATSYTPSTLADGTYTLEVKEKDANGDWSSTSSRTVVVTSVIPYDGQTYVSTFNLTLKWRGIAVGYTYTIQIYDNSSSSWISLGSTTNTYYPVDFTSNTLYCWRVKATKVGTVTYIPSETGAKFWTGK